Proteins from one Triticum aestivum cultivar Chinese Spring chromosome 7A, IWGSC CS RefSeq v2.1, whole genome shotgun sequence genomic window:
- the LOC123150825 gene encoding protein REVEILLE 8 isoform X1, which yields MAAVMESAVAGVGGGGGAEEGAEAGRVRKPYTITKSRESWTDPEHDKFIEALLLFDRDWRKIEAFVGSKTVIQIRSHAQKYFLKVQKNGTGEHLPPPRPKRKAAHPYPHNKASKKAPEVDLPQQPPHVVEQGCAIPMDAPTVATNSSANDTFPSWDDVLTQPYSPRHTQDLGAANNSSSSIECQSGTWATSDAIEQETWPTSDAIEQEIVLPALHAMPDFAQVYNFLGGVFDPDTTGHLQKLREMDPIDAETVLQLMKNLSVNLSGPDFETHRRLLSSHGAGKGQARHESVGDPGSTQIVHVPFM from the exons ATGGCGGCGGTGATGGAGTCGGCGGTGGCGGGcgtgggcggcggaggtggcgcggaggagggggcggAGGCGGGGAGGGTGAGGAAGCCCTACACCATCACCAAGTCGCGGGAGAGCTGGACCGACCCGGAGCACGACAAGTTCATCGAAGCGCTCCTCCT GTTCGATCGCGATTGGAGAAAGATTGAGGCGTTTGTTGGCTCCAAGACAGTGATACAG ATCAGGAGCCATGCACAGAAGTACTTTCTGAAGGTTCAAAAGAATGGAACAGGTGAGCATCTGCCACCACCTAGGCCCAAGAGGAAGGCGGCACACCCGTACCCACATAATAAAGCCTCGAAAAAGG CCCCTGAAGTTGACTTACCACAACAGCCTCCTCATGTCGTGGAGCAAGGATGTGCTATACCTATGGATGCACCTACTGTCGCTACAAACTCAAGTGCAAACGACACATTTCCTTCCTGGGACGATGTTCTTACCCAGCCTTATAGCCCAAGACATACACAAG ATTTAGGCGCTGCGAATAATAGCTCTAGTAGCATAGAGTGCCAATCTGGAACTTGGGCAACTTCTGATGCGATTGAGCAAGAAACTTGGCCAACTTCCGATGCGATTGAGCAAGAGATTGTACTTCCAGCACTGCATG CCATGCCAGACTTTGCTCAAGTATACAACTTTCTTGGGGGCGTATTTGATCCAGATACAACAGGACATTTGCAGAAGTTGAGAGAGATGGATCCTATAGATGCTGAAACG GTACTACAACTGATGAAAAATCTATCGGTAAACCTGTCTGGCCCGGACTTTGAGACACAT AGGAGGCTGCTCTCGTCGCACGGTGCCGGCAAGGGCCAAGCCAGGCACGAGAGTGTAGGAGATCCGGGGTCTACTCAGATTGTTCACGTTCCATTCATGTAA
- the LOC123150825 gene encoding protein REVEILLE 6 isoform X2 — MAAVMESAVAGVGGGGGAEEGAEAGRVRKPYTITKSRESWTDPEHDKFIEALLLFDRDWRKIEAFVGSKTVIQIRSHAQKYFLKVQKNGTGEHLPPPRPKRKAAHPYPHNKASKKAPEVDLPQQPPHVVEQGCAIPMDAPTVATNSSANDTFPSWDDVLTQPYSPRHTQDLGAANNSSSSIECQSGTWATSDAIEQETWPTSDAIEQEIVLPALHAMPDFAQVYNFLGGVFDPDTTGHLQKLREMDPIDAETVLQLMKNLSVNLSGPDFETHLSIQHP; from the exons ATGGCGGCGGTGATGGAGTCGGCGGTGGCGGGcgtgggcggcggaggtggcgcggaggagggggcggAGGCGGGGAGGGTGAGGAAGCCCTACACCATCACCAAGTCGCGGGAGAGCTGGACCGACCCGGAGCACGACAAGTTCATCGAAGCGCTCCTCCT GTTCGATCGCGATTGGAGAAAGATTGAGGCGTTTGTTGGCTCCAAGACAGTGATACAG ATCAGGAGCCATGCACAGAAGTACTTTCTGAAGGTTCAAAAGAATGGAACAGGTGAGCATCTGCCACCACCTAGGCCCAAGAGGAAGGCGGCACACCCGTACCCACATAATAAAGCCTCGAAAAAGG CCCCTGAAGTTGACTTACCACAACAGCCTCCTCATGTCGTGGAGCAAGGATGTGCTATACCTATGGATGCACCTACTGTCGCTACAAACTCAAGTGCAAACGACACATTTCCTTCCTGGGACGATGTTCTTACCCAGCCTTATAGCCCAAGACATACACAAG ATTTAGGCGCTGCGAATAATAGCTCTAGTAGCATAGAGTGCCAATCTGGAACTTGGGCAACTTCTGATGCGATTGAGCAAGAAACTTGGCCAACTTCCGATGCGATTGAGCAAGAGATTGTACTTCCAGCACTGCATG CCATGCCAGACTTTGCTCAAGTATACAACTTTCTTGGGGGCGTATTTGATCCAGATACAACAGGACATTTGCAGAAGTTGAGAGAGATGGATCCTATAGATGCTGAAACG GTACTACAACTGATGAAAAATCTATCGGTAAACCTGTCTGGCCCGGACTTTGAGACACAT CTGAGCATACAGCATCCCTGA
- the LOC123150826 gene encoding guanine nucleotide-binding protein subunit gamma 3 yields the protein MAAPRPKSPLDPCGRHRLQLAVDALHRQISFLEGEINSIEGLHAASICCKEVDEFIGKNADPFITISSEKGNAEQSHPFPKKIRTRWACLSCFPWICGGGCSAVQLKGPSCCCGCPRCCAGSGGCGGGPSCGCSCSCAGCSSSCACPACAGCGTVCCGGVPRPRCCLCS from the exons ATGGCGGCGCCCAGGCCCAAGTCCCCGCTCGACCCCTGCGGCCGCCACCGCCTGCAGCTCGCCGTCGACGCGCTCCACCGCCAGATCAGCTTCCTCGAG GGGGAGATCAATTCCATTGAAGGGCTCCATGCTGCCTCCATATGCTGCAAAGA GGTCGATGAGTTCATAGGAAAGAATGCCGATCCATTCATAACGAT TTCATCTGAGAAGGGAAACGCCGAGCAATCTCATCCCTTCCCAAAGAAGATCCG AACCCGGTGGGCGTGTTTGAGCTGCTTCCCGTGGATCTGCGGCGGTGGGTGCTCCGCCGTCCAGCTCAAGGGGCCGAGCTGCTGCTGCGGATGCCCCCGGTGCTGCGCGGGGAGcgggggctgcggcggcggacCCTCGTGTGGCTGCTCATGCTCCTGCGCCGGTTGCTCCTCATCTTGCGCGTGCCCTGCCTGTGCCGGCTGCGGCACCGTGTGCTGCGGCGGCGTCCCTCGCCCTCGCTGCTGCCTGTGTTCATGA